One Cryptomeria japonica chromosome 9, Sugi_1.0, whole genome shotgun sequence genomic window carries:
- the LOC131044132 gene encoding uncharacterized protein LOC131044132 isoform X1 codes for MATRNANSRNRRGQRVIFIPYERGGRHDDRVRDGTPSPSPPDPWELFAERLLNGPYNISHRIPVSPYQPFHVMMDEEEFWNHGRAMSPALQHFVRASPIRFSNRFDDDYGGRQLTATEVETALRKIKADVYTPLSRKSEKENKEEEESDATPHTCSICLEDFFAKQELLSLPCNHKFHSECLMPWIKRQGQCPVCRLDLTGRPASVNNVIQPQTSNGDEMALIIRAMEEAFAWLQPYPR; via the exons ATGGCAACACGCAACGCAAACAGCAGGAATCGACGCGGGCAGCGGGTTATTTTTATACCCTATGAAAGAGGCGGCCGACATgatgatagggttagg GATGGCACTCCATCCCCATCGCCTCCCGATCCATGGGAGTTGTTCGCAGAAAGGCTTCTAAACGGACCCTACAATATTTCACACAG GATACCAGTGAGCCCTTATCAGCCATTCCATGTGATGATGGATGAAGAAGAGTTTTGGAACCATGGAAGAGCTATGAGTCCGGCCCTGCAACATTTTGTGAGAGCATCCCCAATACGTTTCAGCAATAGATTTGATGATGACTACGGTGGGCGTCAATTGACAGCTACAGAAGTGGAGACTGCCCTGCGAAAAATAAAGGCGGATGTTTACACGCCCCTTTCtcgaaaatcagaaaaagaaaataaggaagaagagGAAAGCGACGCAACTCCCCATACGTGCTCGATTTGTTTGGAGGATTTTTTCGCCAAGCAGGAGCTTTTGAGTCTTCCATGCAACCACAAATTTCATTCCGAGTGTTTGATGCCATGGATTAAACGGCAGGGGCAGTGTCCTGTGTGCAGGTTGGATCTCACTGGAAGGCCCGCTTCAGTAAATAATGTTATTCAACCCCAAACTTCGAATGGAGATGAAATGGCGCTGATTATAAGAGCCATGGAAGAGGCTTTTGCTTGGCTTCAGCCATATCCGCGTTAG
- the LOC131044132 gene encoding uncharacterized protein LOC131044132 isoform X2 yields MATRNANSRNRRGQRVIFIPYERGGRHDDRDGTPSPSPPDPWELFAERLLNGPYNISHRIPVSPYQPFHVMMDEEEFWNHGRAMSPALQHFVRASPIRFSNRFDDDYGGRQLTATEVETALRKIKADVYTPLSRKSEKENKEEEESDATPHTCSICLEDFFAKQELLSLPCNHKFHSECLMPWIKRQGQCPVCRLDLTGRPASVNNVIQPQTSNGDEMALIIRAMEEAFAWLQPYPR; encoded by the exons ATGGCAACACGCAACGCAAACAGCAGGAATCGACGCGGGCAGCGGGTTATTTTTATACCCTATGAAAGAGGCGGCCGACATgatgatagg GATGGCACTCCATCCCCATCGCCTCCCGATCCATGGGAGTTGTTCGCAGAAAGGCTTCTAAACGGACCCTACAATATTTCACACAG GATACCAGTGAGCCCTTATCAGCCATTCCATGTGATGATGGATGAAGAAGAGTTTTGGAACCATGGAAGAGCTATGAGTCCGGCCCTGCAACATTTTGTGAGAGCATCCCCAATACGTTTCAGCAATAGATTTGATGATGACTACGGTGGGCGTCAATTGACAGCTACAGAAGTGGAGACTGCCCTGCGAAAAATAAAGGCGGATGTTTACACGCCCCTTTCtcgaaaatcagaaaaagaaaataaggaagaagagGAAAGCGACGCAACTCCCCATACGTGCTCGATTTGTTTGGAGGATTTTTTCGCCAAGCAGGAGCTTTTGAGTCTTCCATGCAACCACAAATTTCATTCCGAGTGTTTGATGCCATGGATTAAACGGCAGGGGCAGTGTCCTGTGTGCAGGTTGGATCTCACTGGAAGGCCCGCTTCAGTAAATAATGTTATTCAACCCCAAACTTCGAATGGAGATGAAATGGCGCTGATTATAAGAGCCATGGAAGAGGCTTTTGCTTGGCTTCAGCCATATCCGCGTTAG